In a genomic window of Pyramidobacter piscolens W5455:
- a CDS encoding 4-hydroxy-tetrahydrodipicolinate reductase, with protein sequence MALSVPYGVIGSTGRMGREIAAAAGGTPCLCVWDEGETCAASPRVIFDFSSAVVLPRTVELCRRHKSALVMGTTALNEGHMAALRALAEEVPVVQSFNYSIGIAVMAMILREFAPLLADWDAEIAEAHHIHKKDAPSGTALMLGKALGRDVPMHSFRLGGLPGDHEALFGNEGETLSVRHHAISRSVFAIGAVRAARFALAKEKGLFTFEDVVRG encoded by the coding sequence ATGGCGCTCTCCGTTCCCTACGGCGTGATCGGCTCCACCGGGCGCATGGGGCGCGAGATCGCGGCCGCCGCCGGCGGGACTCCCTGTCTCTGCGTCTGGGACGAGGGCGAGACCTGCGCCGCCTCGCCGCGCGTCATTTTCGACTTCTCGTCCGCCGTCGTCCTGCCGCGCACCGTCGAGCTGTGCCGCCGCCACAAAAGCGCGCTGGTCATGGGCACCACGGCGCTGAACGAGGGGCACATGGCCGCGCTGCGCGCCCTCGCCGAAGAAGTTCCGGTCGTGCAGAGCTTCAACTATTCCATCGGCATCGCCGTCATGGCCATGATCCTGCGCGAGTTCGCGCCGCTGCTGGCCGACTGGGACGCCGAGATCGCCGAAGCGCACCACATCCACAAAAAAGACGCCCCCTCCGGCACGGCGCTGATGCTTGGCAAGGCGCTGGGGCGCGACGTGCCGATGCACTCCTTCCGCCTCGGCGGCCTGCCGGGCGACCACGAGGCCCTGTTCGGCAACGAGGGCGAGACGCTGAGCGTCCGCCATCACGCCATCAGCCGCAGCGTTTTCGCCATCGGCGCGGTCAGGGCCGCGCGCTTCGCGCTGGCGAAGGAAAAAGGCCTGTTCACATTCGAAGACGTGGTGCGCGGCTGA
- the dapD gene encoding 2,3,4,5-tetrahydropyridine-2,6-dicarboxylate N-acetyltransferase, with translation MDTEEIIRLIKESKKRTVARAFVAGELKDVEWGALHFVGGPGFGTVKGDLPEILKVLEANGDRIDDCEVEVCARNSAVPLADLTRYEARIEPGAVIRDMVEIGKNAVVMMGAVINIGASVGEGTMIDMNAVLGGRAQVGKNCHIGAGAVIAGVVEPASAQPVVIEDGVLVGANAVVLEGVRIGSGSVVAAGAVVTEDVPAGVVAAGTPARVVKRVDSRTEGKTAIVEALREL, from the coding sequence ATGGACACAGAAGAAATCATCCGCCTCATCAAGGAGTCGAAAAAACGTACCGTCGCCCGCGCCTTCGTGGCCGGCGAGCTGAAAGACGTCGAATGGGGCGCGCTGCACTTCGTCGGCGGCCCCGGCTTCGGCACCGTCAAGGGCGACCTGCCCGAGATCCTCAAAGTTCTGGAGGCCAACGGCGACCGCATCGACGACTGCGAGGTGGAAGTCTGCGCGCGCAACAGCGCCGTGCCGCTCGCCGACCTGACCCGCTACGAAGCCCGCATCGAACCCGGCGCGGTGATCCGCGACATGGTGGAGATCGGCAAAAACGCCGTGGTGATGATGGGCGCGGTGATCAACATCGGCGCCTCGGTCGGCGAAGGCACGATGATCGACATGAACGCCGTGCTCGGCGGCCGCGCGCAGGTGGGCAAGAACTGCCACATCGGCGCCGGAGCGGTCATCGCCGGCGTGGTCGAGCCCGCCAGCGCTCAGCCCGTCGTCATCGAAGACGGCGTGCTCGTCGGCGCCAATGCCGTCGTGCTCGAAGGCGTCCGCATCGGCTCCGGCTCCGTCGTTGCCGCGGGCGCGGTCGTCACCGAAGACGTTCCCGCCGGCGTCGTCGCGGCCGGCACGCCTGCCCGCGTCGTCAAACGCGTAGATTCCCGCACCGAGGGCAAGACGGCCATCGTCGAAGCCCTGAGGGAGCTTTAG
- a CDS encoding aspartate kinase, producing the protein MANPARPPRIAVLKYGGSSVADADRIRAVAAKVAARCQSGERIVVVVSAMGKTTNRLIDLAADVSGNSSGYKREMDMLMATGEQVSAALLAMALRDLGCDALSMNAYQIGMLTTDAYGGARIRDIDVGRIRRELDARGVVVATGFQGVAENGDLTTLGRGGSDTSAIAVAAALRCPCEIYSDVDGVYACDPRIIPDAKKLEYVTYEEMLEMASSGAKVLHSRGVEIADKQQVELYCGSTFSDERGTRIVKNLPEWLEHPVVTGVAVDTDQIKVNLRGLPEDVHLYTRVFNELAVRCINLDMITIVSEGGEAAVTFSVIRGDVGMVRPALEAALQGLSGWSMNVDGDVAKVSAIGVGMQAASGVAGRFFGALERARIDVLGATTSEIKIAVLVPRAQAQSAADALMTEFDRKVEK; encoded by the coding sequence ATGGCGAATCCCGCGCGGCCGCCCCGCATCGCGGTGCTGAAATACGGCGGTTCGTCCGTGGCCGACGCCGACAGGATCCGCGCCGTCGCCGCCAAAGTCGCCGCGCGCTGCCAGAGCGGCGAGCGGATCGTGGTCGTCGTCTCCGCGATGGGCAAGACCACCAACCGCCTCATCGACCTGGCCGCGGACGTTTCCGGCAACAGCTCCGGCTATAAGCGCGAGATGGACATGCTGATGGCTACGGGCGAGCAGGTCTCGGCCGCGCTGCTGGCCATGGCTCTGCGCGACCTCGGCTGCGACGCCTTGTCCATGAACGCCTATCAGATCGGCATGCTGACCACCGACGCGTACGGCGGCGCGCGCATCCGCGACATCGACGTCGGACGGATCCGCAGGGAACTTGACGCGCGCGGCGTCGTCGTGGCGACGGGCTTTCAGGGCGTCGCCGAGAACGGCGACCTGACCACGCTCGGGCGCGGCGGCAGCGACACGTCCGCCATCGCCGTCGCCGCGGCGCTGCGCTGTCCGTGCGAAATTTACAGCGACGTGGACGGCGTGTACGCCTGCGACCCGCGCATCATCCCCGACGCCAAAAAACTGGAGTACGTCACCTACGAGGAGATGCTCGAAATGGCTTCCTCCGGCGCCAAGGTACTGCACTCGCGCGGCGTCGAGATCGCCGACAAGCAGCAGGTGGAACTTTACTGCGGTTCCACTTTTTCCGACGAAAGAGGCACGAGAATCGTGAAAAACCTTCCCGAATGGCTTGAACATCCCGTCGTCACCGGCGTGGCCGTCGATACCGACCAGATCAAGGTCAACCTGCGCGGCCTGCCCGAGGACGTGCACCTCTACACGCGCGTCTTCAACGAGCTGGCGGTGCGCTGCATCAACCTCGACATGATCACCATCGTCTCCGAGGGCGGCGAGGCGGCCGTCACCTTCTCCGTGATCCGCGGCGACGTGGGCATGGTCCGCCCGGCGCTGGAAGCGGCCCTGCAGGGGCTGAGCGGCTGGTCGATGAACGTGGACGGCGACGTCGCCAAAGTGTCGGCCATCGGCGTCGGCATGCAGGCGGCCTCCGGCGTGGCCGGACGTTTCTTCGGCGCGCTCGAGCGCGCCCGTATCGACGTGCTCGGCGCCACCACCTCGGAGATCAAGATCGCCGTGCTCGTGC